One genomic region from Tripterygium wilfordii isolate XIE 37 chromosome 20, ASM1340144v1, whole genome shotgun sequence encodes:
- the LOC119987508 gene encoding WAT1-related protein At3g28050-like — protein sequence MGLKSWLMAVLPFAAMVSLQFLDVGLTTLGKAAMSRGMSHYVFVVYSNALGTLLLLPSFFFNRKGRTPLTYSILFKFSLLSLLGITIMQNCVMTAVNYSSPALGSAMSQLIPAFTFLLAVILRMEKLDLGSSKSQIKIISTIVSTSGALIMILYKGAPIIALDIQSQQESLPSVSSAKMNNWVLGGFLFAAACLSISINTTYQAVVLKDYPSQTTLVTFYCFFGTIQCVIVSLIAERNPNAWKLRHNIEFISVIFSAVCGTAVTSSVVTWCIRKKGPVFVAMFNPVGIAISAILSVIFLGETLHVGSIIGTIIIVVGFYGVVWSQSKEEEECRILRVEGSRLSSQRSPLLENRMDV from the exons atgggatTGAAGTCATGGTTGATGGCAGTGCTTCCTTTTGCAGCAATGGTGAGTTTGCAATTCCTGGATGTGGGTTTGACTACACTTGGTAAAGCAGCCATGTCTAGAGGAATGAGTCATTATGTTTTTGTTGTCTATTCCAATGCTCTTGGCACTCTCCTCCTgctcccttctttcttcttcaacag AAAAGGGAGAACGCCCCTCACTTACTCCATACTATTCAAATTCTCCCTCCTCAGCCTGCTTGG GATCACCATTATGCAGAACTGTGTGATGACTGCTGTGAATTACAGCTCCCCTGCCCTTGGATCTGCAATGTCCCAATTAATCCCTGCTTTCACTTTCTTGCTCGCAGTCATCCTCAG GATGGAGAAGTTGGATTTGGGAAGCTCTAAAAGCCAGATCAAAATCATAAGCACAATCGTATCGACTTCAGGAGCATTGATCATGATCCTCTACAAGGGTGCTCCTATAATTGCCTTGGACATTCAATCACAACAGGAATCACTCCCCTCCGTTTCATCTGCAAAGATGAACAATTGGGTATTGGGAGGCTTTTTGTTTGCAGCTGCTTGCTTATCTATTTCAATAAATACGACGTATCAG GCGGTTGTTCTAAAAGATTACCCATCACAGACAACTCTGGTCACCTTCTATTGCTTCTTTGGTACTATTCAATGTGTAATTGTTTCCTTGATTGCTGAGAGAAACCCAAATGCTTGGAAGTTGAGGCATAATATTGAGTTTATATCTGTCATATTCTCG GCTGTATGTGGGACTGCGGTGACATCTAGTGTGGTAACATGGTGCATAAGGAAGAAAGGTCCTGTGTTTGTGGCCATGTTCAATCCTGTTGGCATTGCTATTTCTGCAATTCTTAGTGTCATCTTCCTTGGCGAAACACTCCATGTTGGAAG TATCATTGGAACAATCATAATTGTGGTCGGATTCTATGGAGTGGTGTGGTCGCAAtccaaagaagaggaagagtgcAGGATCCTCCGAGTCGAAGGATCGCGATTATCTTCTCAGAGATCCCCGCTCTTAGAAAATCGCATGGATGTGTAA